The genomic region GCAGTTACAGAAACTACGCCTGCTATATTTCCTGCTTTAGGCTGCGCGCCACTCATACCTCCTAAACCTGCTGTTACAAACAGTTTACCAGCAGTTCCTTTATCATCTATTTTTCGACAAGCATTTAACACCGTAATAGTTGTACCATGAACGATTCCTTGAGGCCCTATATACATATAAGATCCTGCTGTCATTTGACCATATTGTGTCACTCCCAACGCATTAAACTTTTCCCAATCATCTGGTTTAGAGTAATTAGGAATCATCATTCCATTGGTTACTACAACTCTTGGAGCATCTTTGTGTGAAGGAAACAATCCCATAGGATGTCCACTATACATCACTAAGGTTTGTTCATCTGTCATTTCAGACAAATATTTCATGGTTAATAGGTATTGAGCCCAATTAGAAAACACCCCACCATTTCCACCATAAGTAATTAATTCTTCTGGATGTTGAGCTACGGCTGGATCCAAATTATTTTGAATCATCAACATAATAGATTTTGCTTGTAACGATTTCCCTGGATACTCATCAATAGGACGTGCATACATTTTATAAGATGGGCGAAAACGATACATGTAAATTCTCCCATATTGGTCTAATTCATCTGCAAACTCTTTGATTAATGTGGAATGATGCTTTTGATCAAAATACCTTAATGCATTTTTTAAGGCCAACTTACGCTCATTTTCAGACAGTATCTGTTTACGTTTAGGCGCATGACTGACCTTATTATTTAATGGTTGTAAAGCCGGTAATTCATTAGGGATTCCTTGTTCTATAATTTCTTTAAAGTTTAGCATTTATGTGTAGTTTGTATCTAATTGAATGCTAAAAATCGGGATTTTTTAAGAGATATACAAGGGCTTAAGGGTCATTTAACAACGTAGTTAAACAATATAAGATTACTTTTATTTAAAGTAATTAAACAATTGCTTCTATACTGAAGTTTCTTCCATTAAACAAGACCTCATCTCCTTGCTTATGATTTAGCAATGCTTGTCCAATTGGAGATACAGGAGAAACTCCAAAGTAAAGCGTGTTCTCCACCTCCATTTTTCCAATACTCACAGCTAAGAAATAGTTACCAACATTGGTAATAACCAAAGCTCCTAACTCTACTTTTTCACATGTTTTAGCAGGATTAATCAGTCCAATTGCTTGTTTGAGTTTATTTGCTTCGGCCAATTGAATTCCATTTTTTTCTGTTTCCAATTGAGCCATTGCTCTGCCTGTCTCATGTTTATCACCCGCACTACTTTTCACTTCAGAATTTGCCGACTCCTGAGCATTTTTAATCGCTAAAAGACTGTTATTAATCCGCTGATCAACATAGGCTACACTTTGTTGATAAAGCCTCTGTTTTATTACCGCTAATTCCATTTACTTTCAATCAAGAATATCAACTCATATATATTACCAACCTCCAAATGAACAGTTAATGCTGTGCATATTTTCAGCAGCCTTTCCTCCCATTAATTTTGCTAATTTAAAGTTGCGACAAGCTTCCTCGGTATTTCCTAATTCTTGTTGACATACTCCTCTATTGTAATATGATTTATAATGACTATAATCAATTGCTATTGCTTTATTAAAATATTCAATAGCCTCTTTGTACTCATTCTTACTAGCCAAAATTGTTCCTTTGATAAAATTCGCATCTAAATTCGATAATTTATTCAATTTTAACGAAGCGTTGATATCTTTTAATGCTTTAGACAGTTCTCCTTTATTGGTAAAGTAGCGTCCTCTTTCATTTAGAGCGGCTATACTTTTCTTATTCTTAACCAAAATTGCATTTAAATCATTTAACCCTTCTGCCTCCATTCCTAAATCAAAATAAGCCTTAGCTCTTTTTAACAAAGCTTCTTCATCTGAAGGGTTTTCTCTTAATTGACGAGTTGTTTGTTGAATTGTTTTCTTATTCAATTTTGCCTGATTATTGATTCTCCAATTTTTATCAACCAATTCCATTTCTTTAACCAAATGTGTTGCTCCTGCATATTTATCCATTACCCATAATACATATTTAATATCTACCATGATATTTCGGCATATTTCTCCATCAAATTTGATATCACTCATGGTACTTTCCCAACTTCTATCAAAGTTGATTCCTATTAAATGTCCTTCTGCATTTAAAGCTGGACTCCCCGAGTTTCCTCCTGTGGTATGATTCGATCCTAACAAACAAATTCTTAAGTCGCCATCAGTAGCATAAGGACCATAATCTTTACTATTCCACATCTCTCTCATTTTAGCTGGGATTTCAAAATCCTTATTCCCTGTATTATTTTTCTCGATAATACCATCCATTGTGGTAAACCAAGTATACTCCATTCCATCTCTAGGTGCTGTCCCCTCTATTTTCCCATAAGTCAGTCTCAACGTACTGTTGGCATCAGCCCAAAATTTAACTTCTGGAAAATGTTTCATTTGAGCTGCTAAAAATTGACGCATCAAATCATCCAAAATCATCGACTCTCTTTTATAAGCTGGTTTTGTCTTTTCTCTACTTTCAATGATACTTTGAGCCAAAATATATGCTGGATCTTTTAAGATGGTCTTTCGAATCTTTTTCTTACTTCCAGACAACAATTTATTGACCTTACTTTCACTCGTCAATACCGATTTTTGATAAAGATAATCTGCATAAGCTTCTACGTCTAATTGGCCATTCTTCGTTTTAAATTTCATCGCCATTTTTTTCAATACCTCTGGTAATAAATCTTGATCAGCATAAGCTATATATAAAGGAACCAATTTCTTAAAAATTGCTTTATCTACGACTACATCATAGTTTTTAAAGTATCCTTTTAAACCAGCCTTTTTCTTAGCTAAGGTTGCATCATAAATTTTCTGATTTTCAATTTCACGCTGTTTCTTCTCGTCTTTCGTATATTTACCCGGAGGTGTTGGCTTATCAAATAATTTATAAAAACCATCAGCATATCGAATAATCTCAGGTCCATAATAATACATTTCAACAAACAAAGAATTTGCCTTTTTCAAGGGTAACATTTTTTCATCTTGTTTAATTAAGCGATATAAAATGTCTTTTTCGTCTCCATTTTTAGGGACACGTTCTAAATATTCTTTTTCAAAGCTTCTTTTCTGCTCTAATACATCTTTCTTTTTTAAACCTAAATTTTGTCCTATCCACTTTTTATAAGCATTACTAATCCTAGATTGTTTTGCCGCATATTTAATTCGAGTTGCATCAGAAGCTGCCATTGCCGCGTCTATAACTGATAAACTTTGTTTTCTCATTTCAATACGAGCTGGGTTAATTACATTAATGTAATCCTCTACAGCTTTAGATGATAAATACTGCTCAGTTACTCCAGGAAAACCAAAGACCATCGTAAAATCATCTTTTTGTACTCCTTCCATTGATACTGGCAACCACTTTTTGGGGCTATAAGGAATATTTTCTACTGATGGTTCTGCAGGTTCATTGCTTCTATTTGCATAAATTCTAAAGACAGAAAAGTCTCCTGTATGTCTTGGCCAAACCCAATTATCGGTATCGCCTCCAAATTTACCTATTGCACTAGGAGGGGCACCTACTAAACGAACATCTTTAAACGTTTTGGTAACAATCATATAAAACTCATTCCCATAAAAAAATGGTTTAATTACTGCGTCATAATTCGTTCCTTTTACTGCATTCTTTAATAGTTCCTGTCCATTTCTTTGACGGATGATATTTGCTTGTGTAACATCCATATTTGTGGTTACACCAATATTCAACTTAGCAGTCACATCTTCTATTCGCTCAATAAATGTTGCGGTTAATCCTTTGTTAATTAACTCTTCGCTCTTTGACATAGCCCAAAAGCCATCTTTTAAGTAATCGTTTTCTAAAGAACTATGTTGCTGAATATTATAATAACCACAATGATGATTAGTTAAAATTAATCCTTGATTAGAAACAACCTCTGCTGTACACCCTCCTCCAAAATGAACAATAGCATCCTTTAAGCTGGAATGATTTATCGAGTAGATATCTTCTGCAGAAAGTTTTAATCCTTTTGCTTGCATATCATCCTCCAAGGCTTTTAACAATGATGGGATCCACATTCCCTCATGTGCCAAAACAGTTAAATTGACAATAAATACACTTAATACTAAACCTATAATTCTCATATCTTTATATTTTCCTTTTCTATTTGCAAAAATGAATCCAATAAGAAAAACTCAATTGAATCCAATTGAGTTTTTCCTTTAATGTCCACAATTATTATGTTGTTCTTCTGCTATATATCCTTGAAGCGTCCCTGCTATCAATTGCTTGAGAACTTCTTCTATATTAGTTTCTTCAATAATAAATGCTACTGTTCTTTTTTCTTTCAATCGTGCAGTCACTAATGCACTAATATCATGCGTTAATAACATATCTACTTCAAAAATTGGATGTACAAATATTTCGACAGCTCTATCGACAAAAATATTGTAGAGGTTTTGCCCCTCTTTTAGTTGAATGTATTCTTGATTAACAACAACTTTATTTTCTATTGTATACACCCAATACTTCAAACATTCATCTGCTTTCCCTGATATATTTGTTTGATCAGTAGATGTTATCGCTACTTTCATGCTCTTATTTATAAACTCCCATATCGCAGAACTTATCTATACGCTGTTCTACTAGATCATCAACTGGAACTTCACTTAGTTTTGTAATGTGTTTTTTTAGTTCAGTTTTAATTTTCTTATACATTTTCTCTGGGTCTGCATGCGCACCGCCTAAAGGCTCTTTTATCACCCCATCAATCAATTTGTTCTTCAACATATCTTTTGAGGTTAATTTCAATGCATTAGCAGCTTGTTCTTTATGATCCCAGTCTCTCCATAAAATTGAAGAACATGACTCTGGAGAAATTACCGAATACCAAGTATTTTCTAACATTAATACTTTATCTCCAATTCCTATTCCCAAAGCTCCACCAGAAGCTCCTTCTCCAATGATAACACAAATTACTGGAACCTTTAATTTCATCATCTCATAAAGGTTACGAGCAATTGCTTCTCCTTGCCCTCTTTCTTCAGCTTCCAGTCCTGGAAATGCACCTGGAGTATCAATTAAACAAACAATAGGTTTATCAAATTTCTCAGCAAGTTTCATTAAACGTAAAGCCTTTCT from Flavobacteriales bacterium harbors:
- a CDS encoding GreA/GreB family elongation factor, giving the protein MELAVIKQRLYQQSVAYVDQRINNSLLAIKNAQESANSEVKSSAGDKHETGRAMAQLETEKNGIQLAEANKLKQAIGLINPAKTCEKVELGALVITNVGNYFLAVSIGKMEVENTLYFGVSPVSPIGQALLNHKQGDEVLFNGRNFSIEAIV
- a CDS encoding S46 family peptidase — protein: MRIIGLVLSVFIVNLTVLAHEGMWIPSLLKALEDDMQAKGLKLSAEDIYSINHSSLKDAIVHFGGGCTAEVVSNQGLILTNHHCGYYNIQQHSSLENDYLKDGFWAMSKSEELINKGLTATFIERIEDVTAKLNIGVTTNMDVTQANIIRQRNGQELLKNAVKGTNYDAVIKPFFYGNEFYMIVTKTFKDVRLVGAPPSAIGKFGGDTDNWVWPRHTGDFSVFRIYANRSNEPAEPSVENIPYSPKKWLPVSMEGVQKDDFTMVFGFPGVTEQYLSSKAVEDYINVINPARIEMRKQSLSVIDAAMAASDATRIKYAAKQSRISNAYKKWIGQNLGLKKKDVLEQKRSFEKEYLERVPKNGDEKDILYRLIKQDEKMLPLKKANSLFVEMYYYGPEIIRYADGFYKLFDKPTPPGKYTKDEKKQREIENQKIYDATLAKKKAGLKGYFKNYDVVVDKAIFKKLVPLYIAYADQDLLPEVLKKMAMKFKTKNGQLDVEAYADYLYQKSVLTSESKVNKLLSGSKKKIRKTILKDPAYILAQSIIESREKTKPAYKRESMILDDLMRQFLAAQMKHFPEVKFWADANSTLRLTYGKIEGTAPRDGMEYTWFTTMDGIIEKNNTGNKDFEIPAKMREMWNSKDYGPYATDGDLRICLLGSNHTTGGNSGSPALNAEGHLIGINFDRSWESTMSDIKFDGEICRNIMVDIKYVLWVMDKYAGATHLVKEMELVDKNWRINNQAKLNKKTIQQTTRQLRENPSDEEALLKRAKAYFDLGMEAEGLNDLNAILVKNKKSIAALNERGRYFTNKGELSKALKDINASLKLNKLSNLDANFIKGTILASKNEYKEAIEYFNKAIAIDYSHYKSYYNRGVCQQELGNTEEACRNFKLAKLMGGKAAENMHSINCSFGGW
- a CDS encoding acetyl-CoA carboxylase carboxyltransferase subunit alpha, which codes for MEEKIYLDFEKPLEEIQEQIDKTKEVGEKGKVDVSATLEELSQKLEDTTKELYANLTPWQRVQVSRHQQRPYTLDYINAITKGEFIELHGDRNVKDDKAMVGGFGSLDGKTVMFIGQQKGRNTKERKYRNFGMANPEGYRKALRLMKLAEKFDKPIVCLIDTPGAFPGLEAEERGQGEAIARNLYEMMKLKVPVICVIIGEGASGGALGIGIGDKVLMLENTWYSVISPESCSSILWRDWDHKEQAANALKLTSKDMLKNKLIDGVIKEPLGGAHADPEKMYKKIKTELKKHITKLSEVPVDDLVEQRIDKFCDMGVYK